In the genome of Thermococcus sp. MV5, the window GAAACCGTTCTATTCTTGCAGACCCGAGAAATAGGGAAATCGTCAAGAGGCTTAATCTTGCACTAAACAGAGATGTGTTTCAACCCTTTGCTCCATCAATCCTAGAGGAGAAAATTAAGGACTATCTCCAAGATCCATATCCAAATAAGTTTATGACAATGAGTTATGAAGCTACTGAAAAAATGAAGCTTGAGGCACCAGCAGTTGTTCATGTGGATGGTACCACACGACCACAAACCCTTGTGAAAAAAGACAATCCACCTTATTACGAGATAATAAAACATTTTGAGCAAGAAACAGGAACGGGGATAGTGTTGAACACTAGTTTCAATATGCATGGTGAGCCTATAGTGTGCTCGCCTAACGATGCTTTAAGAACCTTTCTCAAAGCCAAATTGGACGTTCTTATTTTAGAGAACTTTGTTGTCTATCGATGATCTTTTTTATTCATCATTGTCAAATATTTTATGTCGGTAAAATTATAAACATCAAGGAGAAACCCTACTGGTGATGCTCATGGCTCTAAGTGATAGACTAGAGTTAGTAAACCCTTCCGAAATAAGAAAGCTCTTTGATCTTGCACAAGGAATCGAAGGAGTCATTTCTCTAGGAATAGGGGAACCTGATTTTGACACCCCAGCACATATAAAAGAGTACGCAAAGGAAGCCCTTGACAGAGGACTAACTCATTATAGTCCGAATAGCGGTATTCTCGAGCTTCGGGAAGCAGTTGCAGAGAAACTTAAAAAGCATAACAAGATTAATGCAGATCCAAAGACTCAAATAATGATAACTGTGGGCACGAATCAGCAAATTTTAATGGGATTGAGCACTTTCTTAAAAGATAATGAAGAAGTTCTCATCCCCTCTCCCATGTTTGTAAGTTATGCTCCTGCTGTTATCCTGGCAGGAGGAAAACCTATTGAAGTTCCTACTTATGAGGAAAACGAATTTCGCTTAAGTGTTGATGAGCTTAAAAAATACATCACACCTAAGACAAGAGCACTCATTATAAACTCTCCAAATAACCCTACAGGAGCAGTTTTAACAAAGAAAGACCTCGAAGAGATAGCCGATTTTGCAGTAGAACACGATTTGATAATACTTAGTGATGAAGTCTATGAGTACTTTGTTTATGATGGAGTGAAAAATTACAGCATGGCCTCCCTTAATGGGATGTTTGAAAGAACAATAACAATGAACGGTTTTTCAAAAACATTTGCCATGACCGGATGGAGACTAGGATTTGTAGCAGCTCCTGAATGGATAATAGAGAAAATGATACGCTTTCAAATGTATAATGCGACCTGCCCAGTGACTTTCATCCAATATGCGGCTGCTAAGGCCCTAAAAGATGAAAGAAGCTGGGAGGCTATTGAAGAAATGCGAAGAGAATATGAAAGACGAAGGAATCTTGTCTGGAAAAGACTCAATGAAATGGGCCTCCCCACAGTAAAACCAAAGGGCGCCTTTTACATCTTTCCAAAAATCAAAGATACTGGGCTGTCAAGCAAAGAATTCAGCGAACTCATGATTAAGGAAGCAAAAGTTGTCCTAGTGCCAGGAACTGCTTTTGGACAAGCTGGTGAAGGCTATATAAGAATAAGCTATGCCACAGCGTATGAAAAGCTTGAAGAGGCTATGGATAGGATAGAGAAAGTCCTGAAAGATAAAAAGCTCGTTTGAGTTTTCTACATCTTTTTATCGCTTCACTCTCTATTTTAGATATCTCCCATTTTCATAGGAAACTTCTACCTTCAAGAAAAAGAAGGTGGATAAACACTGACCTCCTTCCCCCTTCAGGACGAGGCTTTCAAAAAGGGGAATGTACAAAACTCAAAAAGTTATTAATGACTAAAAATATCCTTCAAAAATTTTATTAAGTTCAAAATAACAATTTCCTATTTAGGGGTGATAATTTGACCAATTTTGAAGTTGTAATGAAGTCTAATCATGAACTCCCTTCCGATGTTCTGAAACACTTAATTAGTATCCTGGGAAATAGGGTCTCCACAAAAGATGTTGATCTTCTCTCATATAGCCGAGATTACTGGCCAATAACCCTT includes:
- a CDS encoding pyridoxal phosphate-dependent aminotransferase is translated as MALSDRLELVNPSEIRKLFDLAQGIEGVISLGIGEPDFDTPAHIKEYAKEALDRGLTHYSPNSGILELREAVAEKLKKHNKINADPKTQIMITVGTNQQILMGLSTFLKDNEEVLIPSPMFVSYAPAVILAGGKPIEVPTYEENEFRLSVDELKKYITPKTRALIINSPNNPTGAVLTKKDLEEIADFAVEHDLIILSDEVYEYFVYDGVKNYSMASLNGMFERTITMNGFSKTFAMTGWRLGFVAAPEWIIEKMIRFQMYNATCPVTFIQYAAAKALKDERSWEAIEEMRREYERRRNLVWKRLNEMGLPTVKPKGAFYIFPKIKDTGLSSKEFSELMIKEAKVVLVPGTAFGQAGEGYIRISYATAYEKLEEAMDRIEKVLKDKKLV